Proteins encoded by one window of Polaribacter haliotis:
- a CDS encoding DUF4834 family protein, whose amino-acid sequence MGLLKTLLIILAFYYGFKFLARLFAPVLIKKAAETMQKKAEEQFRTKQQKEVVREGETIIDKKPIKNQQSKDSVGEYVDFEEIE is encoded by the coding sequence ATGGGTTTACTTAAAACACTCCTTATTATACTTGCTTTTTACTACGGATTTAAATTCTTAGCAAGACTTTTTGCACCTGTATTAATTAAGAAAGCTGCAGAAACTATGCAGAAAAAAGCAGAAGAACAGTTTCGAACTAAACAACAAAAAGAGGTTGTAAGAGAGGGAGAAACGATAATTGACAAAAAACCAATTAAGAACCAACAAAGTAAAGATTCTGTTGGCGAATATGTAGATTTTGAAGAAATAGAATAA
- a CDS encoding bile acid:sodium symporter family protein translates to MQDQIDIDSIKINFDSSGLWVLNIAIAIIMFGVALGISVDDFKRLLKNPKILFVGVLSQFILLPAFTFLAILIIKPHPSFALGMMMIAACPGGNVSNFFSKMAGGNAALSVSLTAFATLICIFMTPFNLQFWGSMYEPTNEILKTVELNWVDLLKLVSLILGIPLFFGMLIKHYHAEMADKIEKVLKPLSMLVFIALIFIAFSQNLDVFMNHIHHVIFLVIFHNIFAFILGFVTAKSFGLNKRDTKTISMETGIQNGGLGLLLIFGFFDGLGGMALLAAFWGIWDVFSGILLATYWGRKPKNKIPVKQMQNL, encoded by the coding sequence ATGCAAGACCAAATTGATATAGATTCCATAAAAATAAACTTCGATTCCAGTGGTTTATGGGTTTTAAACATTGCTATTGCCATAATTATGTTTGGGGTGGCTTTGGGAATTTCTGTGGACGATTTTAAAAGGTTATTAAAAAATCCGAAAATTCTTTTTGTTGGAGTTTTATCTCAGTTTATTCTGTTGCCTGCATTTACTTTTTTAGCAATTTTAATTATAAAACCACACCCAAGTTTTGCTTTAGGAATGATGATGATTGCAGCGTGTCCTGGAGGAAATGTTTCTAATTTTTTTAGTAAGATGGCTGGTGGAAATGCAGCATTATCCGTAAGTTTAACTGCGTTTGCAACACTAATCTGCATTTTTATGACACCTTTTAATTTGCAGTTTTGGGGTAGTATGTATGAACCTACAAACGAAATTTTAAAAACTGTCGAATTAAATTGGGTAGATTTATTAAAACTCGTTTCTTTAATTTTAGGAATTCCGCTATTCTTTGGAATGCTAATTAAACATTACCATGCTGAAATGGCAGATAAAATAGAGAAAGTTTTAAAACCATTGTCTATGTTGGTGTTTATCGCATTAATTTTTATTGCTTTTTCTCAGAATTTAGATGTTTTTATGAACCATATTCATCATGTAATTTTCTTGGTTATTTTCCATAATATTTTTGCTTTTATACTCGGTTTTGTTACTGCAAAATCTTTCGGATTAAATAAAAGAGACACCAAAACTATTTCTATGGAAACAGGAATTCAGAATGGTGGCTTAGGTTTGCTATTAATTTTTGGATTTTTTGATGGTTTAGGTGGCATGGCTTTGTTGGCTGCTTTTTGGGGAATTTGGGATGTATTTTCAGGAATTCTTTTGGCCACTTATTGGGGAAGAAAACCTAAAAATAAGATTCCAGTAAAACAAATGCAAAACTTATGA
- a CDS encoding DUF4159 domain-containing protein, translating to MKQILSIFFTFLFFTINAQDVAILKYNGGGDWYSNPTAIPNLVDFANTNIKTNIAKIPQTVEVGSQDIFNFPMVFMTGHGNVYFSDDEAENLRNYLISGGFLHISDNYGLDKFIRAELKKVFPKLEFQEIPSNHPIYNQTFKFPNGIPKIHEHDKKPAQGFGIFYEGRLLVFYDYETDLSDGWEDEIIHNNPKSVRDIALKMGANIIEYAFKN from the coding sequence ATGAAGCAGATTCTAAGTATCTTTTTTACTTTTTTATTTTTTACAATAAATGCGCAAGATGTTGCCATTTTAAAATACAATGGTGGTGGAGATTGGTATTCGAATCCTACTGCAATTCCTAATTTGGTGGACTTTGCCAATACAAACATTAAAACTAACATTGCTAAAATTCCGCAAACAGTAGAAGTTGGGAGTCAAGATATCTTTAACTTTCCTATGGTTTTTATGACAGGTCATGGAAATGTTTATTTTTCTGATGATGAAGCCGAAAACCTAAGAAATTACTTGATTTCTGGTGGTTTTTTACATATTTCCGATAATTATGGTTTGGATAAATTTATTAGAGCCGAACTAAAAAAAGTATTTCCAAAATTAGAGTTTCAAGAAATCCCTAGCAATCATCCTATTTATAATCAGACTTTTAAATTTCCGAACGGAATTCCGAAAATTCACGAACATGATAAAAAACCTGCACAAGGTTTTGGTATTTTCTATGAAGGTAGACTACTTGTTTTTTATGATTACGAAACCGATTTAAGTGATGGTTGGGAAGATGAAATTATACATAACAATCCTAAAAGTGTTCGAGATATAGCCTTGAAAATGGGCGCGAATATTATTGAGTACGCGTTTAAAAATTAG
- a CDS encoding GTP cyclohydrolase — MITLKKITNKKEMKLFVTFPFSLYKNNKYWVPPIIKDEIDNFDPKKNPVFENADAQFFIALRNGKIVGRVVAIINWFEVEKQQIKKMRFGWFDVIDDIEVTKVLLEKVKEIGLENKLEYIEGPIGFNNLDKTGVLTEGFDHLGTMITWYNHPYYKDHLEHLGFVKEKEYLENKFKFENVDGVYFDRISNILKRRFKLKALDFTKTKDILPYVDEMFKVFDKAYSKLSTYVPISDAQIAFFKKKYIGFINPEYIKFVVDEHNKLVAFAIVMPSFSEALQKTKGKLFPFGLFHLLNARKNAKDVTFYLIGVDPEYQNKGVHAIIFDQYTKTFAKKGIVNCIRTPELEDNEAIKKIWENFDPVTHKRRRTYRKSI; from the coding sequence ATGATTACACTAAAAAAAATAACCAATAAAAAGGAAATGAAGCTATTTGTTACATTTCCTTTTTCACTTTATAAGAATAATAAATATTGGGTACCACCAATAATTAAAGACGAAATAGACAATTTCGACCCAAAGAAAAATCCTGTTTTCGAAAATGCAGATGCACAATTTTTTATTGCTTTAAGAAATGGTAAAATTGTAGGTAGAGTTGTAGCTATTATCAATTGGTTTGAAGTGGAGAAACAACAAATTAAAAAAATGCGTTTTGGCTGGTTTGATGTAATTGACGATATTGAAGTAACCAAAGTTTTATTAGAAAAAGTAAAAGAAATTGGTTTAGAAAATAAATTAGAATATATAGAAGGGCCTATTGGGTTTAATAATTTAGATAAAACTGGTGTATTAACAGAAGGTTTCGATCATTTAGGAACTATGATTACTTGGTACAATCACCCTTATTACAAAGATCATTTAGAGCATTTAGGTTTTGTAAAAGAAAAAGAATATTTAGAAAATAAGTTTAAATTCGAAAATGTAGATGGCGTATATTTTGATAGAATTTCAAATATTTTAAAAAGACGATTTAAACTAAAAGCTTTAGATTTTACAAAAACAAAAGATATTTTACCTTATGTAGATGAAATGTTTAAAGTTTTTGACAAAGCTTATTCTAAACTCTCTACCTACGTTCCAATTTCTGATGCACAGATTGCATTTTTTAAAAAGAAATATATTGGTTTTATAAATCCTGAATATATTAAATTTGTTGTAGATGAACATAATAAACTAGTAGCTTTTGCGATTGTAATGCCTTCTTTTTCTGAAGCTTTGCAAAAAACAAAAGGAAAATTATTTCCTTTTGGTTTGTTTCATTTATTAAATGCCAGAAAAAACGCAAAAGATGTTACTTTCTATTTAATTGGTGTAGATCCAGAATATCAAAATAAAGGAGTTCACGCGATTATTTTCGATCAATACACAAAAACTTTTGCAAAAAAAGGCATTGTAAATTGCATTCGAACACCAGAATTAGAAGACAATGAAGCCATTAAGAAGATTTGGGAGAATTTCGATCCTGTAACTCATAAACGAAGAAGAACTTATAGGAAAAGTATTTAA
- a CDS encoding 16S rRNA (uracil(1498)-N(3))-methyltransferase, whose protein sequence is MQLFYNSEISTETQQITFDKIESKHIVRVLRKKENDVLKITNGKGFLFDAKIIVASDKKCLAEIISFEEKPKPWPYYLHIAIAPTKLNDRTEWFLEKATEIGIDEITPIICSNSERRVVKLERFEKIIQSAMKQSLKFTLPKLNAPIKFNEFINQDFEGNLCIAHCEDQQKNQLKSVIKPSEKTTILIGPEGDFSTEEIKKALGKKCIPISLGESRLRTETAALVAVNIVSFINE, encoded by the coding sequence ATGCAACTATTTTATAATTCAGAAATTTCTACAGAGACACAACAAATTACTTTCGATAAAATTGAGAGTAAACATATTGTTCGTGTTTTACGTAAAAAAGAAAATGACGTTTTAAAAATAACAAACGGAAAGGGTTTTCTTTTTGATGCTAAAATTATTGTTGCAAGTGATAAAAAATGTCTTGCCGAAATTATTTCATTCGAAGAAAAACCAAAACCTTGGCCTTATTACTTACATATTGCAATTGCACCCACAAAATTAAACGACAGAACAGAATGGTTTTTAGAAAAAGCCACAGAAATTGGTATCGATGAAATTACACCAATTATTTGTAGCAATTCCGAAAGACGTGTTGTAAAGCTAGAGCGTTTCGAGAAAATTATCCAGTCTGCAATGAAGCAATCTTTAAAATTTACACTACCAAAATTGAATGCTCCAATAAAATTTAATGAGTTTATCAATCAAGATTTTGAAGGTAATCTTTGTATTGCACATTGTGAAGACCAACAGAAAAATCAATTAAAATCGGTTATTAAACCCTCAGAAAAAACAACAATTTTAATTGGTCCTGAAGGCGATTTTTCTACTGAAGAAATTAAAAAAGCGTTGGGTAAAAAATGCATTCCTATTTCTTTAGGAGAAAGTAGGTTAAGAACAGAAACTGCGGCTTTGGTTGCTGTAAATATTGTTTCGTTTATAAACGAGTAA
- a CDS encoding transporter, translated as MNSNQKTLFLLFFLVGFHSFYAQYTDVINSNKPGFSESPYSVGTGVYQFESNLFYRNTSIERTFSRPQSFGIDVLFRTSFFLERLELNTQFSYQNDKVAFKNIFTSHYFTSGFGKMTIGAKYLLYQQEYEDKSKEVRSWRKRHAFDTKRLIPSVAIYVGMNTDFVNDIYKTGGITPKVGVLLQNNLTKDFNVITNVYYDKIGSDFAEFSYIITATQNFSDQWSTFFENQTVFQKNQTNTNLGTGLAYLYSRDLQINASGRLLLEGRTKGFYAGLGVSYRINNHEDSYTELDENGQALKDTPITRYNKKQNSFFNRFFNIFKKKDKSIRTRPKRSRKSESNNKEGGFFSRLFGKKQAKPKKKETEIEKLEREIKELEEEMKKQEKKKGNN; from the coding sequence ATGAACTCTAACCAAAAAACTCTTTTTTTATTATTTTTCTTGGTTGGTTTTCATTCGTTTTATGCACAATATACAGATGTTATAAATTCCAACAAACCTGGTTTTTCTGAGAGTCCTTATAGTGTAGGAACTGGTGTTTACCAATTCGAAAGTAATTTATTCTATAGAAACACAAGTATCGAACGCACTTTTTCTAGACCACAATCTTTTGGGATTGATGTGCTTTTTAGAACTAGTTTTTTTCTTGAAAGATTAGAATTAAATACCCAATTTTCGTATCAAAATGATAAAGTTGCTTTTAAAAATATTTTTACATCTCATTATTTTACTTCTGGTTTTGGGAAAATGACGATTGGAGCAAAATATTTGTTGTATCAACAAGAATATGAAGATAAAAGTAAAGAAGTTAGAAGCTGGAGAAAAAGACATGCTTTCGACACGAAAAGACTTATACCATCCGTTGCAATTTATGTAGGTATGAATACAGATTTTGTAAACGATATTTATAAAACTGGTGGAATTACGCCAAAAGTAGGTGTATTACTTCAAAATAATTTAACCAAAGATTTTAACGTAATTACAAATGTATATTATGATAAAATTGGAAGCGATTTTGCTGAATTCTCTTACATAATTACTGCAACTCAAAATTTTAGCGACCAATGGTCTACTTTTTTTGAGAATCAAACCGTATTTCAAAAAAACCAAACAAACACAAATTTAGGAACAGGTTTGGCATATCTTTATAGTAGAGATTTGCAAATTAATGCTTCTGGGAGATTACTTTTAGAAGGTAGAACAAAAGGCTTTTACGCAGGTTTAGGAGTTTCTTACAGGATTAATAATCATGAAGATTCCTATACAGAACTAGATGAAAATGGACAAGCATTAAAAGACACACCAATTACAAGATATAATAAAAAGCAAAATAGTTTCTTTAACAGATTTTTTAATATTTTTAAGAAGAAAGATAAAAGTATAAGAACCAGACCCAAAAGAAGCAGAAAATCGGAATCTAATAACAAAGAAGGTGGTTTTTTCTCTCGTTTATTTGGCAAAAAACAAGCGAAACCAAAGAAAAAAGAAACAGAAATCGAAAAATTAGAAAGAGAAATAAAAGAGTTGGAAGAGGAAATGAAAAAGCAAGAAAAGAAAAAAGGTAATAATTAA
- a CDS encoding YfhO family protein — protein MKLNKFLPYLIAIVIFILASIIYFHPVLKGEKLNQSDITQFRGMVKDINDFRAETNTEPYWTGSSFSGMPSYSVSAYYPNDFVRSLDKVLRFLPRPADYTFLYFLSFFVLMMALKVDWRLAILGSLAFGFSTYLIIIFGAGHNAKAHAIAYMPLVLAGIIWVFQKRYVLGFVVTGLAMALEIYANHIQMTYYLGFSILILGIVELVNALKEKRLSPFIKQAAVILAAVVLGIGANAPRLMAMKEYSDASTRGKSELTIAVDGSKKEATKGLDKAYITQYSYSKLETFSLFIPRFMGGGTVEKLGENSNFYQLIEAKAGKKVADDYSEQVLTYWGDQPILEAPAYIGAIIFFLFFLGIFLLKGRLKQWLVAATIFSIILSWGRNFDIVTNFFIDYVPLYNKFRAVSSIQVIAELCVPLLGILALKEFFSSKVTSEEKLNALKKAMYVFGGLIITGFILAHMFSTFEGLRDSNYDSLEGLKDAIIADRKSMLLMDSLRSLILVGLSTGILWMFLKGKLKQNFAILGLLVLVIFDLISIDKKYVNEEDFKQARKIEKPFVASEADKLINQDKTNYRVANFATDPMNDGTTSYFHNSIGGYHAAKMMRYQELFDYQIAKNNMEVLNMLNTKYFIIPDDKGNVQAQQNQDANGNVWFVNSIIPVETANAEIKALDSLNTKEETVIRNEDFGKIQFNKSLERDSTAVIKLTNYKVNELTYESKTTKEQFAVFSEIYYENGWNAYIDGVLMPHFRVNYVLRGMVIPAGEHKIIFKFEPKVIQQGKILSLSSYGLLFLITIGWCFYEEKKKKKS, from the coding sequence ATGAAATTGAACAAATTTTTGCCATATCTAATAGCAATCGTCATTTTTATATTGGCATCTATTATTTATTTTCATCCTGTTTTAAAAGGCGAGAAGTTAAATCAATCCGACATTACTCAGTTTCGAGGAATGGTAAAAGATATAAACGATTTTCGTGCAGAAACCAATACAGAACCTTATTGGACTGGTTCTTCCTTTAGTGGAATGCCTTCCTATTCTGTAAGTGCTTATTATCCGAATGATTTTGTAAGAAGTTTAGACAAAGTTCTTCGTTTTTTACCAAGACCAGCAGATTATACTTTCCTTTATTTTTTAAGCTTTTTTGTTTTAATGATGGCTTTAAAAGTCGATTGGCGATTGGCAATTTTAGGGTCTCTTGCTTTTGGGTTTTCTACTTATTTGATTATTATTTTTGGAGCTGGCCATAATGCAAAAGCACATGCAATCGCTTATATGCCTTTGGTTTTGGCAGGTATTATATGGGTTTTTCAAAAAAGATATGTACTTGGTTTTGTTGTTACAGGTTTAGCAATGGCGTTAGAAATTTATGCAAATCATATACAAATGACCTATTATTTAGGATTCTCGATACTAATTTTAGGGATTGTAGAACTTGTAAATGCATTAAAAGAAAAAAGGTTGTCTCCATTTATAAAACAAGCAGCTGTAATTCTTGCAGCAGTTGTTTTAGGAATTGGAGCAAATGCGCCTCGTTTAATGGCAATGAAAGAATATTCTGATGCAAGTACCAGAGGAAAATCGGAATTAACAATTGCAGTAGATGGAAGTAAAAAAGAGGCTACTAAAGGTTTAGATAAGGCATATATAACACAATATAGTTACTCTAAATTAGAAACTTTTAGTTTATTTATACCACGTTTTATGGGTGGAGGAACTGTAGAAAAATTAGGGGAGAATTCTAATTTTTATCAATTAATTGAAGCTAAAGCAGGTAAAAAAGTTGCAGACGATTATTCTGAGCAAGTGTTAACATATTGGGGAGATCAGCCGATTTTAGAGGCACCAGCATATATTGGAGCGATTATATTCTTTCTCTTTTTCCTAGGGATTTTCTTATTAAAAGGAAGATTAAAACAATGGTTGGTTGCAGCAACAATATTTTCAATAATCTTAAGTTGGGGAAGAAATTTCGATATTGTTACGAATTTCTTTATCGATTATGTACCACTTTATAATAAATTTAGAGCAGTCTCTTCCATACAAGTTATTGCAGAATTGTGTGTTCCTTTATTAGGAATCTTAGCATTAAAAGAATTTTTCTCATCAAAAGTTACATCAGAAGAAAAACTAAATGCATTAAAAAAAGCGATGTATGTTTTTGGAGGGTTAATAATTACAGGATTTATTTTGGCTCATATGTTTTCGACTTTCGAAGGTTTAAGAGATAGCAATTACGATAGTTTAGAAGGATTAAAAGATGCAATTATTGCAGATAGAAAATCGATGCTTCTAATGGATTCTTTACGTTCTTTAATTTTAGTTGGTCTCTCAACAGGAATACTTTGGATGTTTTTAAAAGGAAAATTAAAACAAAATTTTGCTATTTTAGGGTTGTTAGTTTTGGTTATTTTCGATTTAATTTCCATAGACAAGAAATATGTAAATGAAGAAGATTTTAAACAAGCAAGAAAAATTGAAAAACCATTTGTAGCTTCAGAAGCAGATAAATTAATTAACCAAGATAAAACCAATTATAGGGTAGCGAATTTTGCTACAGATCCTATGAATGATGGAACTACCTCTTATTTTCATAATTCTATTGGAGGTTATCACGCGGCAAAAATGATGCGTTACCAAGAATTATTCGATTACCAAATCGCGAAAAATAACATGGAGGTTTTAAACATGTTAAATACGAAGTATTTTATTATTCCAGATGATAAAGGAAATGTTCAAGCACAGCAAAACCAAGATGCAAATGGAAATGTTTGGTTTGTAAATTCCATTATTCCAGTAGAAACTGCAAATGCAGAAATAAAAGCGTTGGATAGTTTAAATACAAAAGAAGAAACAGTAATTCGAAATGAAGATTTTGGGAAAATTCAATTTAACAAATCTTTAGAAAGAGATTCTACAGCAGTTATAAAACTAACAAATTATAAGGTAAACGAGTTGACTTATGAATCTAAAACAACAAAAGAACAGTTTGCTGTATTTTCTGAAATTTATTACGAAAATGGTTGGAATGCATATATAGATGGTGTTTTAATGCCACATTTTAGAGTAAATTACGTGCTAAGAGGAATGGTAATTCCAGCAGGAGAACATAAAATTATATTCAAATTTGAACCGAAAGTAATCCAGCAAGGAAAAATACTTTCGCTTTCTTCTTATGGATTGTTGTTTTTAATAACCATTGGATGGTGTTTTTATGAAGAGAAAAAGAAAAAGAAATCATGA
- a CDS encoding glycosyltransferase family 4 protein, producing MRIGMILDAPFPPDPRVENEAVSLVNSGHEVFLFCLKYDNEKDSEIINGIQIRRFSSNKLEYKLSALAYTIPVYSMLMKAKIDTFIQQNKIEALHIHDIRVAEAVFKLNKKYNLPVVLDLHDNMPEVMKLYPHLQKFPGKYIISPKKWKKKEEEFIHKADKVISVSPEFLETLKTRIPSCENKLVLVPNTIRKTFFENYTLNHKIVEKYKNDFVLLYLGDTHLRRGLQTAISAVNILKNSIPNIKLVIVGKNTTDIILMKQVKELELESFVDFEGWQDVSLFQSYIIASAVCISPLHRNLQHDVAYANKIFQYMSLGKPLLVSDAIAQKRLIEKANTGLVHTEKDIEDFSNKVLQLYNDKKLRETLGKNGEAFIKNEFCWEQTSKKLIDLYANLKN from the coding sequence ATGAGAATTGGAATGATTTTAGATGCTCCATTTCCACCAGATCCAAGGGTTGAAAATGAAGCAGTTTCTTTAGTTAATTCCGGACACGAAGTTTTTTTATTCTGCTTAAAATATGATAATGAAAAGGATTCCGAAATTATAAACGGAATTCAAATAAGAAGATTTTCTTCCAATAAATTAGAATATAAATTGTCTGCTTTGGCATATACAATTCCAGTGTATTCTATGTTGATGAAAGCTAAAATCGATACATTCATTCAGCAAAACAAGATTGAAGCTTTGCATATTCATGATATTAGAGTTGCAGAAGCAGTATTTAAATTGAACAAAAAATACAATCTTCCAGTTGTTTTAGATTTGCATGATAATATGCCAGAGGTTATGAAATTGTATCCTCATTTGCAGAAATTCCCAGGAAAGTATATTATATCACCTAAAAAATGGAAAAAAAAGGAGGAAGAATTTATTCATAAAGCAGATAAAGTAATTTCTGTTTCTCCAGAATTTTTAGAAACTTTAAAAACTAGAATTCCTTCTTGTGAAAACAAGTTGGTTTTAGTGCCAAATACCATTAGAAAAACGTTTTTTGAAAATTATACACTTAACCATAAAATTGTAGAGAAATATAAAAACGATTTTGTATTGCTTTATTTAGGAGATACACATTTAAGAAGAGGTTTGCAGACTGCAATTAGTGCAGTAAATATTTTAAAAAACTCAATTCCGAATATTAAGCTAGTTATTGTTGGTAAAAACACAACAGACATTATTTTAATGAAGCAAGTAAAAGAGTTGGAATTGGAAAGTTTTGTCGATTTTGAAGGTTGGCAAGATGTTTCGTTATTTCAATCTTACATAATTGCTAGTGCAGTTTGTATTTCTCCTTTGCACAGAAATTTACAACACGATGTTGCATATGCAAATAAAATATTCCAATATATGAGCTTAGGGAAACCTTTGTTAGTTAGCGATGCAATTGCTCAAAAAAGACTCATTGAAAAAGCGAATACTGGTTTGGTTCATACAGAAAAAGATATCGAAGATTTTTCGAATAAAGTTTTACAATTATATAATGATAAAAAATTGAGAGAAACTTTAGGTAAAAACGGAGAAGCATTTATTAAAAATGAATTTTGCTGGGAACAAACCTCCAAAAAACTAATCGATTTATACGCAAATTTAAAAAATTGA